The Apodemus sylvaticus chromosome 4, mApoSyl1.1, whole genome shotgun sequence nucleotide sequence AGGGaagcttgtttttgcttttgtttttcttttttttgagttaGAGAACCCTCAAATTTTTCCATTGTCTCCAAAAACCCACTATGACTGCAAGAAGCATCACAAACTGAGTACACACCCCAGGAGGGAGGTTCCAGGACATGCCATCACATGAAGCTCTGTAACTCACTTTTTCACAAGCCTGGCATTTGGCTTGACAATTAACTAATCCTGCTGTCTATGGTCTGTGTGTCACCATTAGTGTTGCAATCTCCCATAGCACTGAGTCTGAGATCTTGAAATTTTAGATCaattggattgtttttttttttaatatggcaaGAGATGGATATTGGAGAAATTGTAGTTTTCTTTAATGcagtaaaaaatacaaaaattgtgTAACTCTTACTTTGTTCTACACTAGATTATTTTGAAGTTTTCATGAAGAATGGTAAACATATGGGGTTAAAAGGAACTGATAGAGAACAAGGAAGTTTCCATTTAAGAAAGAATTTCTCTGTGATGATTCCAAATATGGTATCCTCTCAATATTTCAAGATAGACAAGAGAAAACAAGCCATTTCTCTATTTAAAATTTCAAGAGTTTGATCAacctttcttaatttttatgtcatttcaattgtttttgtttattttttattttgtttcataaaaatgatatattttcttataaaaatagcATAGAAAGAGAGACTTTCTAGTGCATCACAATTTCTGGTAAGGAAAGTGGAAGTGAGGTGAAGCAGCCTGTGCCATAAGAGTGGATATTTGGTAAGCATAAAGCTATCTTCACAGGTTAGTGTTATCTTATGAGAGgaccttttccttctttccctgaAGGAGAAATCCTGTGTTAACACAGCTGCTTCATCCTTTAAGACATGGTTAAATTTGAGGAAAGATTATCTCCTTGCCAGTCTCCCCTGAAATCTCTCCTGCATACCCTACATACCCTTCCTAGTTTGTGATTATTCTCTTCAAATGCCCATCACCATAAAAACCTACCTTGAAACTGACCACCAATATACTGATCTCTCCTTATTATCCATATTTCCTGTAACTACATGCCCAAGTCTTTGCCACATTAGATAGAAAAGTGACTGGACTAAAACTAAGTCACTTTGTACCTAAGCCCAAAGGTCATCTAAGTCACACAGCTCAGAATACCCACTTCTCTCACAGACAGTCCTAGTCTTGTGCCTTTTATTTCTGTATCCTTTATTGGAGAAATGGCtctcaaaaggagaaagaagaaagaaattttaggAGTTTTGTGTGTTCTCTTGTTCATTTGCTTTTAGCTTTCTCTTGGGTTTAATTCCACTAAATTGTCCCAAGTAGGAGAAAGTAATGACATTAAGCCTTCCTGAAGAACCGGAAACACCTACTGGTTATTCCTCACCTACTTCAGATCCTGATCCACCCAATAAGCCCATTTGATCTGAGGCTCTACTGATGGCACCCTTAAAACAGTATTTCCAATACCTGATTTCTCAGAATTATCTTTTTGCTCTTTAAACCCATATCACCCTCCAATCCTGTAAACATCACACTTGAAAACAGGCATGTTCTTCAGGGTTAATTCTCAGATGGTATAATTATCAGCATGTGAAAAAAAAGTCACATTACAAGTTTCATCACAAAAGCTGGACCAATAAGTGAGTGAAGCACCTACGATGAATCATGTCTGACAGGCTAGCAATGAAGATGCAGCCGCCCAAAAGCTCCCATTTACCCTTAGGCAGGTCTTGTTCCTTCTATAAAAAGCCAGTGTGAAGAGGATACAACATCTGATTCCAGAGACCATACTCCCTGTCTTCCACATACCAGGTAAGCCTCTCTACATGGAAACTTTACCATTTACTTTATGCATTTTTGTAGCTTTCTTTAGAGCCTCTTTTGCGTCATTGCATTTGGAGTGGTTTTTCTCCTCTTATTGAAATTTAGTCGTAGTTATAGTATAGATGAtggaaatgttcttttaaaagtgATCACAACTGAAGGAACTTTAAATGTAATTGCTGTAGCTTAATTCTCATTGTGTCTGCATCTGAATAAGAAGCAAACCACAGAATTTTCCCACTATTAGTGGCATCATTGCTTTGTCTACAATGCTAATGGTGACAATTTTATTCTTTCAATAAAGACATTTGTTATAGGTTTACTGGGTCTAGTGTTTTGAACTGCTAAAGGATAATTTAGGCTCTAGAGATGGCATCTCATTCAGAAAAGTAAGAACTAAAGGCAGTGCCACGAGGGGTGAGTGTCAGGAGTCAGGAGCAAGTGCTACAGTAGTTTGGGAAGGCAAGAAAAGTTTCTGAAGTGGTTGCTCTAGAAAAGTTGCCTTAAAATGGCATAGCATGTGTTCTGTGGCAGTTGGACTAATCCAAGCAAAGAGCTATGAGAAGATCTCCTGAGGCAGAGGATTATGTGAGCCACATGTGATGGTGAGAGGCATGCTGGAGTAGCCGCAGACCTTCTCCAGGTGATAAAACATAGTTATTGCAAATGATCTGAGCATTTTACAGTTTTTATTCTTTACACACCATTACATTTTCCTGTGAGCCAGTGTCATTGGTATAATATATTCCTGCTAAAGCCCTCTGTCGTGTTTTTGCTAACTGTAAATTATTATAGATAGGAAGAGGGGGCAATCACAAAGACATTGCTTGTTTAAACCAAACATTTTGCCTTTAAGTACCTCCAGGACAAAGTACCATTTATTgtagggaggaaaaggagaaacttTACTTCATAAGACTTTGGGAATGTGTTCAATGTGTTTTCTTGACAAGTTATTCCCTCCATACATCATTTATACTGTTTCTAGGTTCACCCATCTTTGAAGCATGAGTTCACATCAGCAGAAGCAGCCCTGCACAGCTCCTCCACAGCTGCATGAGCAGCAAGTGAAACAGCCTTGCCAGCCACCACCTCAGGAGCCATGTGTCTCACAAATCAAGGCACCCTGTGACACCAAGATTCCTGAGCCCTGTGACACCAAGGTTCCTGAGCCCTGCCACCCCAAGGCTCCTGAGCCCTGCCACCCCAAGGCTCCTGAACCCTGCCACCCCAAGGCTCCTGAGCCCTGCCACCCTAAGGCTCCTGAGCCCTGCCACCCCAAGGCTCCTGAGCCCTGCCACCCCAAGGCTCCTGAGCCCTGCCTCCCCAAGGCTCCTGAGCCCTGCCAGCCCAAGGTTCCTGAGCCCTGTCCCTCAACTGTCACTCCAATACTAGCCCAACAGAAGACAAAGCAAAAGTAATGCCCAAAGCTGTGCCTTGTGGAGATGATCACCAATGAATGCTGAGCCTCAATTTTCATTCTGTATGAATATACTATGCCCTAATTAGCACAGTCCCACCtctcatttatattataaaattaagtacTACAAAGCTTGTTTTTAACCTATTAATGTGGGGCCTCTGAGTCTCAGCATTCAGCAAAGGACTTGGTAGCTGAGCTAGTTTGTTCTCTCAGAGTTCTTCCTAAAAGAGACCAAGTTACAAGTGATTGGATTCTGTTATGTTCCTATTAAATCTCCTTCCACTCTTGACTATTGTCTCCCTCAGtgattccttccttttcctcatgAAGCAAAGCCTATTCTCAGACAAGAGGGCATAAAAGGGTTCCTTCAAATGACATCTGATCTTGGTACTTATACTTCTTGTACTGATGGGTGGGAAGCTCTTACCACTGAGGGTGCCAGAGAAAGGTTATACAATGGCATCAGAGTTTTACTTAGGTCACTCAGAGGTACAGAATGACTCTCCTCTTAAAACTGAGTTAATCACTCTGGAGTTTAATTAGTACCTGCCCAAGCTGAGCCTGACTTATGGAGCCCTGAGTACTCTGTCCCTAAATTAGGCTTCTTGATTTCTAGCTTAGTCAACTGCTTCTGTTCACATCAAGAAATTTTCCAACAGAAGTGATTCTGCccttcttattcatttattctacaTATCTGTAATGCAAATTACTCACAAAATATGAAGACTCACAGCCACCAAAATTGTAAGCTCAGGCagtccttttctgtttttttttttttttttagagaaatttCTAGGGGGATGTGCTTCATACTCCACCCCAACACCTACTGAAACACACAtacttgtacatacacacacacacacatacacacacatacacacacatacagagagagagagagagagagagagagagagagagactcacactCTTATATACACAATATggactcactcacacatacaaacaagtaCACACAACAtggacatacatgtacacacacatgcacacacacacacacatacacacacacacacttctgccctCACAGCGTAGCAAACAAAACCTAGTTCACCAGATCCTCAGACTGGACCTTTATCTGACCAGAAGGAAAATTTATATCCCACCAGAAAACATGAATCACTTCTAGGAAGCTAAGAGAAACTTCAGATGCccaagtaaaaaaattagctatcACAGATGAGCGTCTCAACATTCTAATGGTCCAGACAGAGACTTTTGCATAAATATCAGCTCTAACATGAGTGTCAGAAGTCCTGCCGTTATTATTGATTTCTGGTCTTAAGATATCTGAACCTTGGCTCGCTTCTCAGTAGACACTTTTACATGCAGAGTGAGGTTTTTGTTGATGTTGTCCCAACTAAGAGTAATTGCAGATAACACATAGAACTAAGGAAGAGGTGTTTCATCAAGGAAAGCTTTCAAGACAGCTATGACTCCAAGCACAGCTGTGGTAGGATGGAAATAAGACaccaacagaagcacacataaggTGCCTCAAAGGGATATTGATATTGTATATGGACCTGTCCATGTCTCAAGAAATTAAAGGGTAAGCTTCCAATTAGAAGATTCATAGAAAAAGCTGCCCTGCACTTTGAATAAGTAGAAGCCTTAGCAAAAAGATAAATCTTTATCTTTTCAGTCTCCAAGAATGTTTAGTTTCACGAATACAACTGCTAGAAGTGGGTATGGCTTACTTTCTTCTATAGCATTTTACTGTGAATATATGTCTCTCTCATACTACAAGGAACTTTCTTTCCTCATGATACAACAGAAAATTTTACTCTTATACAGGAgtaatatttaacatttaatatttGATGCCTGCACAAAAGTACTCCAGAAAGGCATTATCAACTTTATAACTGCTTGATCAATTTCTTAGAACACTTTCATCACACTATCCTTTGAAGTACCTATGACAGATGTAACTCAACTCCCTTAGACAGGACTCGTGCTGTATTCCAGAGAATCAATGATTCAGGTCTATCTTCAAGATGCTCCTAATCTAACAACCTTAGTAATCTTGTGTTATTATAGTTTAAACTTAATAGAAGAGTCATATGTTTATAATCCCATTTGGGCTCCAGGACAAAAGCTTAGTAATAACTTGACTAGGAGGTTGAGAATTTGGTAACTAAGTTGCATGGCAACAGTGACTCTGCAAACctaacatcaaaaataccaatGTTTCAAATATGGAGTCAGAATATTCAGGTGAGCAACAGTGACAGGATGTGACATTTTGTGGGTTGTTAGAGAAAGAATATGGTATGCATGAAGAGGAGACTGACAGTTCCTACCTTGAccctgtttctctttttattctgtaCTCCCTATGTTTTAAAACTGTGATAGGCATTACACCTCTTCCCCAAAACTTTCTTTACCTGAAGTGTTGTATAGAAAATAATTCATTCTCAGGCATTGTGCTAATCTAATGAAGGTACTGATAAGATTCTCTGTCAGAAGCAAGGTTAAGATGTAAATGCTGTTTTCCTGAATGAAGTGGGGAGAGAAATTCAGTTTCTGAATACTTAAATCATTTGTTCACCAAAGAAACAAATAGTGATTGTAGACAACAAGAATTTGAAGTatctaaaaaataatatttagtaCAACTTCCAATTCTGAGACAATTTGTCACCAGAGTTTTGCCAAGATATTCTTTGtagtttgaatataaaatatcatCACCTATAATCTCATGTGCTTGAGCCCATAGGTTATAACTGTTTAGAATGTTCCAGAACCTTAAGTAGGTAGAGCTTTACTGGTAACTAGGAATGGAATTTAAGCTGCAAAACATGGCCCCActtcttgtcttctctctgcttATTGATTTTACATACAATGTGACTATTACCACCATGCCTCTACCATGATTGAACTTTCTCAAACTGTAAGCAAAAATAAACTAtgccttccttaagttgcttctcgtAAGGTATTTATgtacaggaaaaataaaagtaaataatacagaATCAAATGAGAGAAATATTATATAGCTCATAAGgctttcaaaaatatttccatACCATAAACAAAATTGTttattcagaaaaagaaacatgagTGACAACTGTCCAAGTTGTATTAGCCCCTGCCCAAGTGTTAGGCACACTAAGAAGGCACCTCAGAGGACATTGGGATGCCATCTGCTATTCTTCCTTCTGAGCATCAGGAATAATAGACCACAGAGTAACAGCCGTTTCTGGCATTCTCTTGACAGCAGCAGGAGAATACACTCAGGGAAATTCCTTCCTAATCAGAGATCATCACTGGCATGTGGGGGGGGGATGAAGGGTGGAGAAGATTCTTCTGCATCCATGAGAGTTTTTGAAGGGAAGATGGAGCTGTTGTTATGGAAGAATATGATGGGTTTACTTCTTT carries:
- the LOC127682276 gene encoding cornifin-B isoform X2, with the translated sequence MSSHQQKQPCTAPPQLHEQQVKQPCQPPPQEPCPCHPKAPEPCHPKAPEPCHPKAPEPCLPKAPEPCQPKVPEPCPSTVTPILAQQKTKQK
- the LOC127682276 gene encoding cornifin-B isoform X1, with the translated sequence MSSHQQKQPCTAPPQLHEQQVKQPCQPPPQEPCVSQIKAPCDTKIPEPCDTKVPEPCHPKAPEPCHPKAPEPCHPKAPEPCHPKAPEPCHPKAPEPCHPKAPEPCLPKAPEPCQPKVPEPCPSTVTPILAQQKTKQK